One genomic region from Planifilum fulgidum encodes:
- a CDS encoding DivIVA domain-containing protein — protein sequence MKRLTPMDIFNKDFKHAIRGYDIDEVNEFLDLVIKNYEDLIEENERLKEQLRKAQRGSSRMTAEDSGQSAAIRDLARRVERLEQVVFRQNGRGR from the coding sequence ATGAAGCGGCTGACGCCGATGGACATCTTCAACAAGGATTTCAAGCACGCCATTCGCGGGTACGATATCGATGAGGTGAACGAATTTCTGGATCTGGTCATCAAAAATTACGAGGATTTGATCGAGGAAAACGAGCGCCTGAAGGAGCAACTCCGCAAAGCCCAGCGGGGATCGTCGCGAATGACCGCGGAAGATTCCGGACAAAGCGCGGCGATTCGGGACCTCGCCCGTAGGGTGGAGCGGCTTGAGCAGGTGGTGTTTCGGCAAAACGGACGAGGCCGATGA
- a CDS encoding YhcN/YlaJ family sporulation lipoprotein, whose protein sequence is MRSARKWALGALSAALALGFIAGCATQQRPEETQMRNDALQRPARPLTHQTDRRDAARQPMSRQMRVADQIADSLAGMKRVDTATVILTDRTAYVAVMLPSGVRLTKGLEREIARRVRAKDASIRRVYVSANPDFVKQMGDFARDIRQGRPVAGLWNNFMDVVRRTFPHAG, encoded by the coding sequence ATGCGTTCCGCGAGAAAGTGGGCGCTCGGAGCACTTTCGGCGGCCCTGGCCTTGGGGTTCATCGCCGGTTGCGCCACTCAGCAGCGTCCCGAAGAGACGCAAATGCGAAACGACGCCCTTCAGCGGCCCGCCCGGCCCTTAACCCATCAAACGGACCGGCGGGATGCGGCGCGGCAGCCGATGTCCCGGCAGATGCGGGTGGCGGATCAAATCGCCGATTCCCTCGCCGGCATGAAGCGCGTGGACACCGCGACGGTCATCTTGACGGATCGGACCGCGTATGTGGCTGTCATGCTGCCCTCCGGCGTCCGCTTGACCAAAGGTTTGGAGCGGGAGATCGCCCGCAGGGTCCGGGCGAAGGATGCCAGCATTCGGAGGGTGTACGTGTCCGCCAATCCCGACTTTGTCAAACAGATGGGGGATTTCGCCCGGGATATCCGCCAAGGCCGTCCGGTGGCGGGACTGTGGAATAATTTCATGGATGTGGTTCGCCGGACCTTTCCCCACGCGGGCTGA
- a CDS encoding zinc metallopeptidase: MSSVLYLLIIVAFGLSVWAQFKVKGTFNKWSESPAFSGMTGAEVARRILDANGLHDVPVEPVPGKLTDHYDPVARAVRLSESVYYSNSIAAVSVAAHECGHALQHRDAYGFLVLRHKMFPVVNFASGVAPLLLLAGFLFQALNLLALGILFFSAAVAFQVVTLPVEFNASNRAKDILVRQGFIRNTEERGVSKVLNAAAFTYVAATLVAVMQLLYYISIFFGQSDE; encoded by the coding sequence ATGTCTTCGGTATTGTATCTATTGATCATCGTCGCCTTCGGACTGTCCGTATGGGCGCAATTCAAGGTGAAGGGAACCTTCAACAAGTGGTCGGAAAGTCCGGCTTTCTCCGGGATGACCGGGGCGGAAGTGGCCCGCCGCATCCTCGATGCCAACGGCCTGCACGACGTGCCCGTGGAGCCGGTGCCGGGGAAATTGACCGACCATTACGATCCGGTGGCCCGGGCGGTCCGCCTGTCGGAGAGCGTGTATTATTCCAATTCGATCGCCGCGGTTTCGGTGGCGGCCCACGAGTGCGGCCACGCCCTGCAACATCGGGATGCCTACGGTTTTCTGGTGCTGCGCCACAAGATGTTCCCGGTGGTCAATTTCGCTTCGGGCGTCGCTCCGCTGCTGTTGCTGGCCGGATTCCTCTTTCAGGCGCTGAACCTTTTGGCGCTGGGCATCCTCTTCTTCTCGGCGGCGGTCGCATTCCAGGTGGTGACGCTGCCGGTGGAGTTTAACGCCAGCAACCGCGCCAAGGACATCCTCGTTCGACAGGGCTTCATTCGCAACACCGAGGAACGGGGCGTGAGCAAAGTGTTGAATGCCGCGGCATTCACCTACGTGGCCGCCACCCTCGTCGCGGTGATGCAATTGCTTTACTACATCTCCATTTTCTTCGGTCAGAGCGATGAATGA
- a CDS encoding cation:proton antiporter, with translation MNLIEQLINTEELSQFHFLLEIALILVAVKIAGHLSKRFGQPAVFGELLVGVILGPSLLGWVQQSDMLRELAEIGVILLMFLAGLETDVNEFKRTAYGSSLTAVGGVILPLIAGFGVGLLFGYNYSTAIFIGTVLVATSVSISVQTLRELGRLQSKEGVTILGAAVLDDILGIITLSVVIGFVASDDSGGSVAGILLLLVKIILFFIITLLAGRTVLPRLFRAVSGMLTTEVVLTFGIITALAFAYFAEMFGMAGIVGSYFAGLMLSLSSFREELFEKVETVSFSFFVPIFFVSIGVTAQVKNFTFEMLFLIVVLTLVAVLTKLIGGGLGAKLAGFNWRSSAIIGSGMIARGEVGLIVATIGLQKGLIDQSLFTAAVVIVLVTTLVTPPALKAFIGRRTEPSRNP, from the coding sequence ATGAACCTGATCGAACAGTTGATCAATACGGAGGAATTGAGTCAGTTCCATTTCCTGCTGGAGATCGCCCTCATCTTGGTCGCGGTCAAGATCGCGGGACATTTGAGCAAAAGGTTCGGACAACCCGCCGTCTTCGGCGAGCTGCTCGTCGGGGTGATCCTCGGCCCCTCCCTCCTGGGATGGGTCCAGCAGAGCGACATGCTCCGCGAGCTGGCCGAAATCGGCGTCATTTTGCTGATGTTCCTCGCCGGCCTGGAAACCGATGTAAACGAATTCAAACGCACCGCATACGGTTCCTCCCTTACGGCCGTCGGAGGGGTGATCCTTCCCCTGATCGCCGGCTTCGGGGTCGGATTGCTGTTCGGCTACAACTACTCCACCGCCATCTTTATCGGAACGGTGTTGGTGGCCACCAGCGTCAGCATTTCGGTGCAAACCCTGAGGGAATTGGGAAGGCTTCAATCCAAGGAAGGGGTCACCATCCTGGGTGCCGCCGTGCTGGACGACATCCTGGGCATCATCACCCTGTCGGTCGTCATCGGCTTTGTCGCCAGCGACGACAGCGGCGGAAGCGTTGCGGGCATCCTGCTTCTCCTGGTGAAGATCATCCTCTTCTTCATCATCACCCTCCTGGCGGGTCGGACCGTGCTCCCGAGGCTGTTTCGCGCCGTCTCCGGCATGCTCACGACCGAGGTGGTGCTCACCTTCGGCATCATCACCGCCCTCGCCTTTGCCTATTTCGCGGAAATGTTCGGAATGGCCGGGATCGTCGGCTCCTATTTCGCCGGGCTGATGCTCAGCCTCTCCAGCTTCCGGGAGGAATTGTTCGAAAAGGTGGAAACGGTGTCCTTCTCTTTCTTTGTGCCGATCTTTTTCGTCAGCATCGGCGTGACGGCACAGGTGAAGAATTTCACCTTCGAGATGCTCTTTCTCATCGTGGTCCTCACCCTCGTGGCCGTCCTGACCAAACTGATCGGCGGCGGCTTGGGGGCCAAACTGGCCGGGTTCAACTGGCGCAGTTCCGCCATCATCGGCTCCGGAATGATCGCCCGGGGGGAAGTGGGGCTTATCGTCGCCACCATCGGCTTGCAGAAGGGATTGATCGACCAGTCCCTGTTCACCGCGGCGGTGGTCATCGTGCTGGTCACCACGCTGGTGACGCCCCCCGCCCTGAAGGCCTTCATCGGTCGGCGCACCGAGCCCTCGCGGAACCCCTGA
- a CDS encoding DUF1540 domain-containing protein: MPEVKCSVANCYFWAEGNKCTADAIMVEIDPHANRRFDEEIGGEMVGTGHRDYSARRSADTCCHTFRLKEKHR, encoded by the coding sequence TTGCCTGAAGTCAAATGCAGTGTGGCCAACTGCTACTTCTGGGCCGAAGGGAACAAATGCACGGCGGATGCGATCATGGTGGAAATCGATCCGCATGCCAACCGCCGGTTCGATGAGGAAATCGGGGGAGAAATGGTGGGAACGGGCCACCGGGATTATTCGGCCCGCCGGTCCGCCGACACCTGTTGCCATACCTTTCGGCTCAAGGAAAAGCACCGGTGA
- the ftsW gene encoding putative lipid II flippase FtsW, producing the protein MVRGKPDFWLMFFTFVLLGFGLVMVFSASYYEGWTEFNDSYYFFKRQLTWAGLGLVLFFTFANIPFTLYRRYVGWILLACLILLVMVFVPFIGVEANGASRWIQIGPLTIQPSELTKLGMIIYTASIMTKKQPHLDNFARGLLPPLIVIGLVCFLIMIEPHYSATIIILASCMVVIFCAGARIRHLLLLGLVSVPVLIMVLYLADYRIERLEAAYDPWKDPNDTGYQIIQSLYAIGPGGLAGRGLGNGIQKLAYLPEAHTDFIFAIIAEELGFFGCLFLILLFVAVILRGIRASLIVPDPFGTLLGIGLVSSIAIQALLNLAVVTAILPVTGIPLPLISYGGSSLLINMASLGILLNISRYRPDPRRKNLSR; encoded by the coding sequence ATGGTTCGCGGCAAACCGGATTTCTGGCTGATGTTCTTCACGTTTGTCCTGTTGGGATTCGGGCTGGTGATGGTGTTCAGCGCCAGCTACTATGAGGGATGGACCGAGTTCAACGACAGTTACTATTTTTTTAAGCGGCAGCTGACGTGGGCCGGCTTGGGTTTGGTTCTGTTTTTCACGTTCGCCAACATCCCGTTCACCCTTTATCGGCGCTATGTCGGATGGATTTTGCTGGCCTGTTTGATCCTGCTGGTGATGGTGTTCGTTCCCTTCATCGGCGTCGAGGCCAACGGCGCTTCCCGCTGGATTCAGATCGGCCCGCTGACGATTCAGCCCTCGGAGCTGACAAAACTGGGGATGATCATCTACACCGCCTCGATCATGACAAAAAAGCAGCCCCATCTGGACAACTTCGCGCGGGGGTTGCTTCCCCCGCTGATTGTGATCGGACTGGTCTGCTTCTTGATCATGATCGAACCCCATTACAGCGCCACGATCATCATCCTGGCCTCTTGCATGGTGGTGATTTTCTGCGCCGGCGCGCGGATCCGCCACTTGCTGCTGCTGGGGCTGGTATCGGTGCCTGTGTTGATCATGGTCCTCTATCTGGCGGATTACCGGATCGAGCGCCTGGAAGCGGCCTACGACCCTTGGAAGGATCCCAACGACACGGGATACCAGATCATCCAATCCCTTTATGCCATCGGTCCCGGAGGTTTGGCCGGCCGGGGACTGGGAAACGGGATCCAAAAATTGGCCTATCTGCCCGAGGCGCACACCGACTTCATCTTTGCCATCATTGCCGAGGAACTGGGCTTTTTTGGGTGCCTCTTCCTGATCCTCCTCTTTGTGGCTGTGATTTTGCGGGGCATTCGCGCCTCCCTGATCGTCCCGGATCCGTTCGGAACCCTGCTCGGCATCGGCCTGGTCAGCTCCATCGCCATCCAAGCCCTGCTCAATCTGGCCGTGGTGACGGCGATCCTTCCCGTGACGGGCATTCCCCTTCCCCTGATCAGCTACGGCGGATCGTCCCTGCTCATCAACATGGCTTCCCTGGGAATACTCCTCAACATCTCCCGCTACCGGCCGGATCCCCGGCGGAAAAACCTTTCCCGATGA
- a CDS encoding thiazole synthase, giving the protein MLKIGKYTFRSRLFLGTGKFPSLDIQQAAVEASGAEVLTFAVRRLNISDPNQPNFLERLDLSKYTLLPNTAGATSVEEALRIARLARASKLCDMIKVEIIGDPKTLLPDPVATLEATRILVEEGFTVLPYTSDDPILAKRLEEAGAHAIMPGGSPIGSGLGLLNPHYLSLIIEQAKVPVIVDAGIGSPADVVQAMELGADGVLLNTAVSRAKDPVKMARAMRWAVEAGRLGFEAGRIPRRRYASASSPQEGLVGS; this is encoded by the coding sequence GTGCTGAAGATCGGGAAATACACCTTCCGTTCCCGGCTTTTTTTGGGAACCGGGAAGTTTCCGTCGCTGGACATTCAGCAGGCTGCCGTGGAAGCTTCGGGGGCGGAGGTGCTCACCTTTGCCGTTCGCCGGTTGAACATCAGCGATCCGAATCAGCCCAACTTCTTGGAGCGGCTGGATCTCAGCAAATACACCCTGCTCCCCAACACGGCGGGGGCCACCAGCGTGGAGGAGGCCCTGCGAATCGCCCGGCTGGCCCGGGCCTCCAAACTGTGCGACATGATCAAGGTGGAAATTATCGGGGATCCCAAAACCCTGCTGCCCGATCCCGTCGCCACCCTGGAGGCGACACGGATTCTGGTGGAGGAGGGATTCACCGTTCTGCCCTACACCTCCGACGATCCGATCCTGGCCAAGCGGTTGGAGGAAGCGGGGGCCCACGCCATCATGCCCGGCGGGTCCCCGATCGGATCCGGGCTGGGACTGCTCAATCCCCACTATTTGAGCCTGATCATCGAACAGGCGAAGGTCCCCGTCATTGTCGACGCGGGGATCGGATCCCCGGCGGACGTGGTTCAGGCGATGGAGCTGGGAGCGGACGGGGTGCTGCTGAACACCGCCGTATCCCGGGCGAAGGATCCGGTGAAGATGGCCCGGGCGATGAGATGGGCCGTCGAAGCGGGGAGATTGGGTTTCGAGGCGGGAAGGATTCCCAGGAGGCGTTATGCTTCGGCCAGCAGTCCCCAGGAGGGATTGGTGGGCTCCTGA
- the thiS gene encoding sulfur carrier protein ThiS, with protein MRIRVNGKEMELPEEVRTVSGLLEHLGVEKRIVVVERNRQILEREEHDSTPLAEGDSIEIVHFVGGG; from the coding sequence ATTCGCATCCGCGTGAATGGAAAAGAGATGGAACTGCCCGAGGAAGTCCGAACCGTCTCCGGACTTTTGGAACACCTGGGGGTGGAAAAAAGGATCGTTGTGGTGGAGCGGAACCGACAGATCCTGGAAAGGGAAGAGCATGACTCGACTCCCCTTGCCGAAGGGGATTCCATCGAGATCGTTCATTTTGTCGGAGGGGGTTAA
- the thiO gene encoding glycine oxidase ThiO yields MHERDVVVIGGGVIGCSIAYYLAKRGARVTVLERDLIGSHSSSAAAGILGAQVEMAEPGPLSELCVKSRSMFPDLASELYRLTGIDIELIRTGVLRIAWTREEAEALYKRGVWQRERGGTADWWDRDRVRSVEPAVSDRIEGALYIPGDSHVSSSRLTRAFSYAAELLGAELIERCEVTALRAGKDRIERVESDRGTFQAEHVVLAAGAWSAALAGKLGLRLPVVPVKGESLAVYPRRALFERTLFAEGCYLVPKADGKVIVGATERAGDFTEWVTMDAIQKLTSEAVRLVPELADSTFIRAWSSVRPGSVDGLPFIGKFEPYRNLFVATGHFRNGILLSPVTGQGIAEMIAGEEVPDLKPFSPNRLSQP; encoded by the coding sequence TTGCATGAGCGGGATGTGGTGGTGATCGGAGGTGGTGTGATCGGCTGTTCCATCGCATACTATCTGGCCAAGCGGGGAGCGCGGGTCACCGTCCTGGAGCGGGATCTGATCGGCTCCCACTCCTCGTCCGCCGCCGCGGGGATATTGGGAGCCCAGGTGGAGATGGCCGAACCGGGGCCGTTGAGCGAGCTGTGCGTGAAGAGCCGGTCCATGTTTCCCGATTTGGCTTCGGAGCTGTATCGTCTGACCGGCATCGACATCGAATTGATCCGGACGGGCGTGTTGCGGATCGCCTGGACCCGGGAAGAGGCCGAGGCGCTTTATAAGCGGGGGGTTTGGCAGCGCGAACGCGGCGGGACGGCGGACTGGTGGGACAGGGATCGGGTTCGGAGCGTGGAACCGGCGGTGTCCGACCGGATCGAAGGGGCGCTGTACATCCCCGGGGATTCCCATGTTTCCTCTTCCCGGTTGACCCGGGCCTTTTCCTATGCGGCAGAGCTGCTCGGGGCCGAACTGATCGAGCGGTGTGAAGTGACTGCCTTGCGCGCCGGAAAGGACCGGATTGAAAGGGTGGAGTCGGACCGGGGGACGTTTCAGGCGGAGCACGTGGTGCTGGCGGCGGGGGCCTGGAGCGCCGCGCTGGCGGGGAAATTGGGATTGCGATTGCCGGTGGTTCCGGTCAAGGGGGAATCCCTGGCGGTATATCCCCGAAGGGCGCTCTTTGAAAGGACGCTGTTTGCGGAGGGATGCTACCTGGTCCCCAAAGCGGACGGCAAGGTGATCGTGGGGGCGACGGAGCGGGCCGGCGATTTTACCGAATGGGTGACGATGGACGCCATTCAGAAACTGACCTCGGAAGCGGTCCGGCTGGTCCCGGAATTGGCGGACAGCACGTTTATCCGCGCCTGGTCCAGCGTCCGTCCCGGGTCCGTCGACGGCCTTCCCTTTATCGGGAAGTTTGAACCCTACCGCAATCTGTTTGTCGCCACCGGCCATTTCCGCAACGGCATTTTGCTCAGTCCCGTCACCGGCCAGGGGATTGCCGAAATGATCGCGGGAGAGGAAGTTCCGGATCTGAAACCCTTTTCGCCCAATCGCCTGTCGCAGCCGTAA
- a CDS encoding thiamine phosphate synthase — MRCRYPPGYRFFAGKGETGIGARLHLVTGDRHLPDHIVAVVEKVRPWVDQVHLRWKSRTAREMYRLGSRLLERGLLTSGQLVVHDRLDVAMALGCGIHLPEAGLPVDRVREIVGCRHRVGVSVHSVRAAEQAAALGADYLMFGHVFSTPSKPGIPPKGLELLSRVVRAVKVPVLAIGGINAERIPRVMETGCAGVAVLSALMDSPNPEGAARRMRARLDRLS; from the coding sequence GTGCGTTGCCGGTATCCACCAGGATACCGGTTTTTTGCAGGAAAGGGGGAGACGGGAATCGGAGCCAGACTTCATCTCGTCACCGGGGACCGCCACTTGCCGGACCACATTGTGGCCGTTGTCGAAAAGGTCCGGCCGTGGGTGGACCAGGTCCACCTGCGGTGGAAAAGCCGGACCGCCCGGGAGATGTATCGCTTGGGGAGCAGGCTTTTGGAGCGAGGGCTTTTGACTTCAGGACAGCTGGTCGTTCATGATCGGCTGGATGTGGCCATGGCGCTTGGTTGCGGCATCCATTTGCCGGAAGCGGGTCTGCCGGTGGATCGGGTGCGGGAAATCGTCGGTTGCCGGCATCGGGTGGGGGTGTCGGTTCATTCGGTCCGGGCCGCGGAACAGGCGGCCGCCCTGGGGGCGGACTACCTGATGTTCGGCCATGTATTTTCCACTCCGTCCAAGCCGGGGATTCCACCGAAGGGGCTTGAACTGCTTTCCCGGGTGGTTCGGGCCGTGAAGGTTCCGGTTCTGGCCATCGGTGGGATCAACGCGGAGCGGATTCCCCGGGTGATGGAGACGGGTTGTGCGGGGGTGGCCGTCCTTTCCGCTCTGATGGACAGTCCGAATCCCGAAGGGGCGGCCCGTCGAATGAGGGCACGGCTGGATCGCCTATCGTGA
- a CDS encoding DedA family protein gives MEQTWAEFLLQYGYIGIVFFLILGIAGIPLPDEIFMTFIGYLSSEGKLNLYLTYISALSGSVGGITLSYVLGTRFGYPLLKRYGSKLFITRRRLRITQFLFRKYGNWVLFFGYFIPGVRHLTAYLAGISRLSYARFGLYAYCGAVVWCATFIGLGYVLGSSWELVFHFLNRLGPVFLLVLILAGGFLAWYCWSISQNRAGSSRPK, from the coding sequence ATGGAACAGACATGGGCCGAGTTTTTGTTGCAGTACGGATATATCGGGATTGTCTTCTTTCTGATCCTGGGAATCGCCGGCATTCCTCTTCCCGATGAAATCTTCATGACCTTCATCGGGTATCTTTCGTCGGAGGGGAAATTGAATCTGTATCTCACTTACATCAGCGCCCTTTCCGGCTCCGTCGGCGGAATCACCCTCAGCTACGTACTGGGAACGCGTTTCGGCTATCCTCTCCTGAAGCGATACGGAAGCAAACTCTTCATCACGCGGAGAAGGCTCCGGATCACTCAGTTTCTGTTCCGGAAATACGGCAACTGGGTATTGTTTTTTGGCTACTTCATCCCGGGAGTCCGTCATTTGACCGCCTATTTGGCCGGGATATCCAGACTTTCTTACGCCCGGTTCGGTTTGTACGCCTACTGCGGGGCGGTGGTCTGGTGCGCCACCTTCATCGGATTGGGGTATGTGCTGGGTTCCAGCTGGGAACTGGTGTTTCATTTCCTTAACCGTCTCGGGCCGGTGTTTCTGTTGGTCCTGATCCTGGCGGGAGGGTTTCTCGCCTGGTATTGCTGGTCGATAAGCCAGAACCGGGCCGGGTCCTCCCGCCCCAAATGA
- a CDS encoding NADH-quinone oxidoreductase subunit D — protein sequence MRTEEMLLNVGPQHPSTHGVFRILLKIDGEIIREATPVIGYLHRGTEKLAENLNYTQIIPYTDRMDYLSAMINNYAVVHAVETLMGLEIPERAEYLRVIVMELNRIASHLVWFGTYLLDIGAMSPFLYAFQDREKIIDLFNEISGARLTYNYMRVGGVKWDAPEGWLDKVRNLVSYLRERHEEYLELVGGNEIFINRTKGVGKYDAKTAVQYGLSGPCLRCTGIQRDLRKDQPYSIYDRFDFDVPIATEGDCYDRFQVRMEEIRQSLRIIEQAVEQIPEGPIMAKVPRLIRPPEGEVYTAVENPRGELGVHLISKGKANPWRIHWRRPSFHNLQILPQLLEGENIANLIAILGAVDIVLGDVDG from the coding sequence ATGCGGACCGAAGAGATGCTCCTCAATGTGGGGCCCCAACACCCCAGCACGCACGGTGTGTTCCGGATCTTGCTCAAGATCGACGGGGAGATCATCCGCGAAGCCACCCCGGTGATCGGATACCTGCACCGGGGAACGGAGAAGCTGGCGGAAAACCTGAACTATACGCAGATCATCCCCTACACGGACCGGATGGACTACCTGTCGGCGATGATCAACAATTACGCCGTGGTCCACGCCGTGGAAACCCTGATGGGTCTGGAGATTCCCGAACGCGCCGAATATCTGAGGGTCATCGTGATGGAACTGAACCGGATCGCCAGCCATCTGGTCTGGTTCGGCACCTATCTTCTGGACATCGGCGCGATGAGTCCCTTCCTGTACGCCTTCCAGGATCGGGAGAAGATCATCGATCTGTTCAACGAGATATCCGGCGCCCGCCTCACATACAATTACATGAGGGTCGGAGGTGTCAAATGGGATGCTCCCGAAGGGTGGCTGGACAAGGTGCGCAATCTGGTTTCCTACCTGCGGGAGCGTCACGAAGAATATCTCGAACTGGTGGGGGGCAACGAAATCTTCATCAACCGGACCAAAGGAGTCGGCAAATACGACGCAAAAACCGCCGTCCAGTACGGATTGTCCGGTCCGTGCCTCCGTTGCACGGGAATTCAGCGGGATTTGAGGAAGGATCAGCCCTATTCGATCTATGACCGGTTCGATTTTGATGTTCCCATTGCCACCGAGGGGGACTGTTACGATCGCTTCCAGGTCCGGATGGAGGAAATCCGTCAATCCCTGCGGATCATCGAACAGGCGGTGGAGCAGATCCCCGAAGGGCCGATCATGGCGAAAGTGCCGCGGTTGATCCGCCCGCCGGAAGGGGAAGTGTACACGGCGGTGGAAAACCCCCGGGGAGAGCTGGGCGTTCACCTGATCAGCAAAGGGAAAGCCAATCCCTGGCGGATCCATTGGCGCCGGCCGTCCTTCCACAATCTGCAGATTTTGCCCCAGCTGTTGGAAGGGGAAAACATCGCCAACTTGATCGCCATCCTCGGTGCGGTGGATATCGTGCTCGGTGACGTTGACGGTTGA
- a CDS encoding cysteine hydrolase family protein gives MEPRDRFFNHVAKQLSALPPETVSSLIDQAGGPGRVVLVFVDILKGFCEKGPLASERVAGMVKPVKALAEALLKRGVPGENLVFLNDAHPEDAVEFSAFPPHCVRGTDEAEVVDELKPLLGRDGVRVFRKNATSGLFGRDEGGERFFEYLEKRFAEGPVTFVVVGDCTDLCIYQNAMGIRLLANEHNARVRVIVPLEHVRTYDVPVEVSEKTGAPAHDGDVMDQLFAYHMLLNGIEVVRTVEDR, from the coding sequence GTGGAGCCCAGGGATCGGTTTTTCAATCATGTGGCAAAGCAACTGTCCGCCTTGCCGCCGGAAACGGTTTCATCGCTGATCGATCAGGCTGGCGGTCCGGGGCGGGTTGTTTTGGTGTTTGTGGATATCTTGAAGGGCTTTTGCGAGAAGGGGCCTTTGGCCAGCGAACGGGTTGCCGGGATGGTGAAGCCGGTCAAGGCTTTGGCGGAGGCCCTGTTGAAAAGGGGAGTGCCCGGCGAAAACCTGGTTTTTCTCAATGACGCCCATCCCGAGGATGCCGTGGAATTTTCCGCCTTTCCCCCGCATTGCGTCCGGGGCACGGACGAAGCGGAGGTGGTGGATGAACTCAAGCCGCTCCTCGGGCGGGACGGTGTCCGGGTGTTCCGCAAAAACGCGACCAGCGGCCTGTTCGGCAGGGACGAAGGAGGGGAGCGCTTCTTCGAATATCTGGAGAAGCGCTTTGCGGAAGGGCCGGTCACCTTTGTCGTCGTGGGGGATTGTACGGACCTGTGCATTTACCAGAACGCCATGGGCATCCGCCTTCTGGCCAACGAGCACAACGCCCGCGTCCGGGTGATCGTTCCCCTGGAGCACGTCCGAACCTACGACGTGCCGGTGGAGGTTTCCGAGAAGACGGGAGCGCCCGCCCACGACGGAGATGTGATGGACCAGCTGTTTGCCTATCATATGCTGTTGAACGGCATCGAGGTCGTCCGAACGGTGGAAGACCGGTAG
- a CDS encoding M42 family metallopeptidase — protein MELLKELTLARGVSGYEGEVRHIMLRELKRISAKIVTDHIGSVFGEKEGTSPSPRILLAGHMDEVGFMVKEITKEGYLRFATLGGWWDQVLLSQRVSVVTEKRTFTGVIGSKPPHILTPEERKKVYPIREMYVDIGAKSDEQVKEWGIRVGDPIVPVCPFEILPDRDTILAKALDNRVGCYMAIQVLKELAKADHPNTVIAGATVQEEVGLRGAVTSPHAVEPDIAFVLDVGVAEDGPGSEKGSKPRLGGGPLITFLDATMIPHLRLRDRVMEIAEELNIPVQVETMSGGGTDAGKIHLFRRGVPSLVVGVAARYIHSHVSMVSRSDVQQAVRLLVEVIRRMDRASVKNMVRFVEEA, from the coding sequence ATGGAATTGTTGAAGGAGCTGACCCTCGCCCGGGGGGTTTCCGGTTACGAAGGGGAAGTGCGCCACATCATGCTGCGGGAACTGAAGCGGATCTCCGCCAAGATAGTGACGGATCACATCGGCAGCGTCTTCGGGGAAAAGGAGGGAACCTCCCCCTCTCCCCGCATCCTGTTGGCGGGCCATATGGACGAGGTCGGGTTTATGGTGAAGGAAATCACGAAGGAGGGATACCTGCGGTTTGCCACGCTGGGCGGCTGGTGGGATCAGGTGCTTCTGTCCCAGCGGGTGTCCGTCGTGACGGAAAAGCGGACCTTCACCGGGGTGATCGGCTCCAAACCGCCCCATATCTTGACGCCGGAGGAGCGGAAAAAAGTGTACCCCATCCGGGAGATGTACGTGGACATCGGAGCGAAAAGCGATGAACAGGTCAAGGAGTGGGGCATTCGTGTCGGCGATCCGATCGTGCCGGTCTGTCCCTTTGAAATCCTTCCGGACAGGGACACGATTCTGGCGAAGGCCCTGGACAACCGGGTCGGTTGCTACATGGCGATTCAAGTCCTGAAGGAACTTGCGAAAGCGGATCATCCCAACACGGTGATCGCGGGGGCGACGGTCCAGGAGGAGGTGGGGCTGCGGGGGGCGGTCACGTCTCCCCATGCGGTGGAGCCGGACATCGCCTTTGTGCTCGACGTGGGGGTCGCCGAAGACGGCCCCGGCAGCGAAAAAGGCAGCAAACCGCGCCTCGGAGGGGGGCCGCTCATCACCTTTCTCGATGCCACGATGATCCCCCATCTGCGCCTCCGCGATCGGGTGATGGAGATCGCGGAAGAATTGAACATTCCGGTCCAGGTGGAAACGATGAGCGGGGGAGGGACCGATGCGGGGAAGATTCACCTGTTCCGAAGGGGGGTTCCGTCCCTGGTGGTGGGGGTGGCCGCCCGATACATCCACAGCCACGTCTCCATGGTTTCCAGAAGCGACGTCCAGCAGGCGGTGCGGCTTTTGGTGGAAGTGATTCGGCGAATGGACCGTGCGTCGGTGAAGAACATGGTCCGGTTTGTCGAGGAGGCGTAG